From a region of the Kaistia sp. 32K genome:
- the rdgC gene encoding recombination-associated protein RdgC: MHKIIPNAIVYKAELPTAAQLAKHLAELPYAPIGETMLSRPSFVPNKISNELVTEFNGGFAFHLRYDEKILPKAIVKAKAAERIAAIEERNGGRMKKIERIAIYEQVHVELAKTALVKTAIIPAFYRTNDQMLIVATGSKSLANTLVHYLIHVVGSVKTTTINISDIKNGLTTRLKKHLVDGGAFEGFVVGTTVALKNGGQKVSYSLSNLDTASQGLIEAIDKGFQVERLALEYNDVEFKLTSDFHFKAVRFDDVESDDDALDAVAAWQHDASVQTLQFTSALNELCNLLGYQPEEDGEQASA, from the coding sequence ATGCACAAGATCATCCCCAACGCCATCGTCTACAAGGCTGAGCTCCCGACCGCAGCTCAGCTCGCCAAGCACCTCGCCGAGCTGCCCTATGCACCCATCGGCGAGACCATGCTGTCCCGCCCCAGCTTCGTGCCGAACAAGATCAGCAATGAGCTGGTCACCGAGTTCAATGGCGGCTTCGCATTCCACCTGCGCTACGACGAGAAGATCCTGCCGAAGGCTATCGTGAAGGCAAAGGCGGCCGAACGCATCGCAGCTATCGAGGAGCGTAACGGCGGCCGCATGAAAAAGATCGAGCGCATCGCCATCTACGAGCAGGTGCACGTCGAGCTGGCGAAAACCGCGCTGGTCAAGACCGCGATCATCCCGGCCTTCTATCGTACCAATGACCAGATGCTGATCGTCGCCACCGGCAGCAAGAGCCTCGCCAACACGCTGGTGCACTACCTGATTCATGTGGTCGGCAGCGTGAAAACCACCACGATCAATATCAGCGACATCAAGAATGGCCTCACCACCCGCCTGAAAAAGCACCTGGTGGACGGCGGCGCCTTCGAGGGCTTCGTGGTCGGAACCACCGTCGCACTGAAGAATGGCGGCCAGAAGGTCTCCTACAGCCTGAGCAATCTGGATACCGCCAGCCAGGGCCTGATCGAGGCTATCGACAAAGGCTTCCAGGTCGAGCGCCTGGCGCTGGAGTACAACGACGTCGAGTTCAAGCTGACCAGCGACTTCCACTTCAAGGCGGTGCGCTTCGATGACGTCGAGAGCGATGACGACGCGCTGGATGCTGTCGCTGCCTGGCAGCACGACGCATCCGTCCAAACGCTGCAGTTCACCAGCGCGCTCAATGAGCTCTGCAACCTGCTGGGCTACCAGCCCGAAGAAGACGGCGAACAGGCCTCGGCCTGA
- a CDS encoding SPFH domain-containing protein, translating into MKRILATLMLSAVVLLSGCSKVPAGYTGVVVNMLGTDKGVSLKEEPVGYKWVGWNEELFLFPTFNQNFNINGIKGQDKDGMVVGLPLGVTLRAAEGSAPLLFKTYRKKMDEIINVNVPQVVRDAVNAESSKVTAETMYGPGKEEFVKRIQQRVQDHFATRGIVIENLYLSGQIDLPPTVVQSLNRKIEATQKAQQRENELRQTIAEAEKAKAEAEGIKQATILRAEGEAQALNIKGAALRNNPGVVELNAIDKWDGKLPQYMTGGQAVPFISVK; encoded by the coding sequence ATGAAACGCATTCTCGCAACCCTGATGCTGTCCGCAGTCGTCCTGCTGTCCGGCTGCTCCAAAGTCCCGGCCGGCTACACCGGCGTAGTCGTCAACATGCTCGGCACCGACAAGGGCGTCTCGCTCAAGGAAGAGCCTGTCGGCTACAAGTGGGTCGGCTGGAACGAGGAGCTGTTCCTGTTCCCTACCTTCAACCAGAACTTCAACATCAACGGCATCAAGGGCCAGGACAAGGACGGCATGGTTGTCGGCCTGCCTCTCGGCGTGACGCTGCGCGCTGCCGAAGGTTCGGCGCCGCTGCTGTTCAAGACCTACCGCAAGAAGATGGACGAGATCATCAACGTCAACGTGCCCCAGGTGGTGCGCGACGCGGTGAACGCTGAATCGTCCAAGGTGACCGCCGAGACCATGTATGGCCCGGGCAAGGAAGAGTTCGTGAAGCGCATCCAGCAGCGCGTTCAAGACCACTTCGCTACTCGCGGCATCGTGATCGAGAACCTGTACCTGAGCGGCCAGATCGACCTGCCGCCGACGGTGGTCCAGTCCCTGAACCGCAAGATCGAAGCCACGCAGAAGGCCCAGCAGCGCGAGAACGAGCTGCGCCAGACCATTGCCGAAGCTGAGAAGGCCAAGGCCGAGGCGGAAGGCATCAAGCAGGCGACCATTCTGCGCGCCGAGGGCGAGGCCCAGGCTCTGAACATCAAGGGTGCGGCCCTGCGCAACAACCCCGGCGTGGTCGAGCTGAACGCTATCGACAAGTGGGACGGCAAGCTGCCGCAGTACATGACCGGCGGGCAGGCGGTTCCGTTCATCAGCGTGAAGTAA
- the dut gene encoding dUTP diphosphatase, giving the protein MQVKVKKLHESAVLPHHATTGAACFDLVALGDGVPHPKDQHGWIFSTGLAFEIPFGYVMLVFSRSGHGFKEATRLSNCVGVIDSDYRGELKVALRFDASGDHRCAKLRDGDRIAQAMILPIPMVQLVEADELSSTERGAGGFGSTGN; this is encoded by the coding sequence TTGCAAGTCAAAGTGAAAAAGCTGCACGAGTCGGCAGTTCTGCCGCATCACGCCACAACTGGCGCCGCGTGCTTCGACCTGGTGGCCTTGGGTGATGGGGTACCGCACCCGAAGGATCAGCACGGCTGGATCTTCTCCACCGGCCTCGCCTTCGAGATTCCGTTCGGCTACGTCATGCTGGTCTTCAGCCGTAGCGGTCACGGCTTCAAGGAGGCAACTCGCCTGTCGAACTGCGTTGGCGTGATCGACAGCGACTATCGCGGAGAGCTGAAGGTGGCCCTGCGCTTCGACGCCTCCGGCGATCACCGCTGCGCCAAGCTGCGCGACGGCGACCGCATCGCCCAGGCCATGATCCTGCCAATTCCGATGGTGCAGCTCGTCGAGGCTGACGAACTGTCCAGCACCGAGCGCGGCGCCGGCGGCTTCGGCTCGACCGGCAATTAA
- a CDS encoding phage terminase large subunit family protein → MTEPKIRLPALHPAQRKAIAKASRFNAICMGEQGGKTTLGVEALIMSPRGALSGSAPVAWFSATKEQLTEVRRSIKRAINPLIKRQVNARRIELVHGNTIDFYSLDEMPNAFPQYGLIVVDDVRRVPGFLASFEDMLVECLRQHDGQGWFLSDAYGKRNDFYRLYQRGMSDPDWSCWQFPSDCNPHLSEELRREMQEVSEQEYQQRFQAEFLDVAIELTAAQRVIGKNETFRQWCERLAKDGLKVDGKPFKLDDRPAMAWIYDQVPSNADDAYRLVLVLMKCAQVGFTVMEMLATVYLGLKFGPATVGMFLPDAKLADIKSSKRFMPVVRTIPSVHKLMTMESADGSGKKAGEGNVRVRQIGEAMFVFSWTTGRATTESIPMDILSYDEVQEMTLEQMEKTQERLSASDIRFTLMGSTANWPDADIHHWYKRGSQHRFHTECPTCGVKKALDEYFPDCIKFDKESGLYRYCCPDGHWLDDTQRGEWIADNPDADKPVDLSVEKRNRPLRIRSIHFPQFLSPTISAEEIIFAYNNATDMKNFYNRKLGKPYLDPSQVPVTLEHLANCEKAGLAAGVKWKSRATGTFMGIDQMGNFNVHVIKERLPDGRQAVIHVEETYSADPFMRSSELMELYGVAVCVVEINPNYNDAKKFAHRHPGKVFICDSFGSVREGMIQWGDGPRMDASDRRTDEEAQDRYTLRMDQYKCMQVSMSRFTTDVPSCVFPDRQGLAQEVLEKGKRFVTAILPRVFHHFTKTALVAEKDEETNQYTRRVKKIGIDPHFSYANMLCDVAWARAHGTSTFILPQSEQPRTSEMGGAVVPRQLAEVREQLESVQGDVCGRCISYSDDTRRCSENECTVRAADPGCWAFIARG, encoded by the coding sequence ATGACAGAACCGAAAATTCGCCTCCCGGCACTACACCCAGCACAACGGAAAGCCATCGCCAAAGCCAGCCGCTTCAACGCCATCTGCATGGGCGAACAGGGCGGAAAGACCACGCTCGGCGTCGAGGCCCTGATCATGTCGCCCCGCGGCGCCCTGTCCGGCAGCGCGCCGGTGGCCTGGTTCTCGGCGACCAAGGAGCAGTTGACCGAGGTCAGGCGATCGATCAAGCGCGCGATCAACCCGCTGATCAAGCGCCAAGTGAACGCCAGGCGCATCGAGCTGGTGCACGGCAACACCATCGACTTCTACTCTCTGGACGAGATGCCGAACGCCTTCCCGCAGTACGGCCTGATCGTCGTAGACGACGTCCGGCGCGTGCCGGGCTTCCTGGCCAGCTTCGAGGACATGCTGGTCGAATGCCTGCGGCAGCACGACGGCCAGGGCTGGTTCCTCTCCGATGCCTACGGCAAGCGGAACGACTTCTACCGGCTCTACCAGCGCGGCATGAGCGACCCGGACTGGTCATGCTGGCAGTTCCCCTCCGACTGCAACCCGCACCTGTCCGAGGAGCTGCGGCGCGAGATGCAGGAGGTGAGCGAGCAGGAGTACCAGCAGCGGTTCCAGGCCGAGTTCCTTGACGTGGCCATCGAGCTCACGGCCGCGCAGCGCGTGATCGGCAAGAACGAGACCTTCCGCCAGTGGTGCGAGCGCCTGGCGAAGGACGGCCTGAAGGTGGACGGCAAGCCGTTCAAACTGGACGATCGCCCGGCCATGGCCTGGATCTACGACCAGGTGCCGAGCAACGCCGACGACGCATACCGCCTGGTACTGGTGCTGATGAAGTGCGCCCAGGTGGGCTTCACGGTCATGGAGATGCTGGCCACGGTCTACCTGGGCCTGAAATTCGGGCCGGCCACGGTCGGCATGTTCCTGCCCGACGCCAAACTGGCCGACATCAAGTCGTCCAAGCGCTTCATGCCGGTGGTGCGCACCATCCCGTCAGTGCACAAGCTGATGACGATGGAGTCGGCCGACGGCAGCGGGAAGAAGGCCGGCGAGGGCAACGTGCGGGTGCGCCAGATCGGCGAGGCCATGTTCGTGTTCAGCTGGACGACCGGCCGGGCCACCACCGAGTCGATCCCGATGGACATCCTGTCCTACGACGAAGTGCAGGAAATGACCCTCGAGCAGATGGAGAAGACGCAGGAGCGTCTGTCCGCCTCCGACATCCGTTTCACTCTGATGGGCTCGACCGCCAACTGGCCAGACGCGGACATCCACCACTGGTACAAGCGCGGCAGCCAGCACCGCTTCCACACCGAGTGCCCGACCTGCGGGGTCAAGAAGGCGCTCGACGAGTATTTCCCTGACTGCATCAAGTTCGACAAGGAGAGCGGCCTTTACCGGTACTGCTGCCCGGACGGCCACTGGCTGGATGACACCCAGCGCGGCGAGTGGATCGCCGACAACCCGGACGCGGACAAGCCGGTCGACCTGTCGGTGGAGAAGCGGAACCGCCCGCTGCGCATTCGCTCGATCCACTTCCCGCAGTTCCTGTCGCCGACGATCAGCGCGGAAGAGATCATCTTCGCGTACAACAACGCGACGGACATGAAGAACTTCTACAACCGGAAGCTGGGCAAGCCCTACCTCGACCCGTCGCAGGTTCCGGTCACCCTGGAGCACCTGGCGAACTGCGAGAAGGCCGGCCTTGCCGCTGGCGTGAAGTGGAAGTCGCGCGCCACCGGCACCTTCATGGGCATCGACCAGATGGGCAACTTCAACGTCCACGTCATCAAGGAGCGGCTGCCGGACGGACGCCAGGCCGTCATCCACGTGGAGGAGACCTACAGCGCCGACCCGTTCATGCGCTCGTCCGAGCTCATGGAGCTGTACGGCGTCGCGGTGTGCGTGGTCGAGATCAACCCCAACTACAACGACGCCAAGAAATTCGCCCACCGGCACCCGGGCAAGGTCTTCATCTGCGACAGCTTCGGCTCGGTCAGGGAAGGCATGATCCAGTGGGGCGATGGGCCGAGGATGGACGCCTCCGATCGCCGGACAGACGAAGAGGCCCAGGATCGCTACACCCTGCGGATGGATCAGTACAAGTGCATGCAGGTGAGCATGTCGCGGTTCACCACCGACGTTCCGTCGTGCGTGTTCCCTGATCGCCAGGGGCTGGCGCAGGAGGTTCTGGAGAAGGGCAAGCGCTTCGTCACGGCGATCCTACCGCGTGTCTTCCACCACTTCACCAAGACGGCCCTGGTGGCCGAGAAGGACGAGGAGACCAACCAGTACACGCGGCGGGTCAAGAAGATCGGTATCGACCCGCACTTCAGCTACGCCAACATGCTCTGCGACGTGGCCTGGGCGCGCGCGCACGGCACGAGCACGTTCATTCTGCCGCAGTCAGAGCAGCCGAGGACGTCGGAGATGGGCGGCGCTGTCGTGCCGCGCCAATTGGCCGAGGTGCGGGAGCAGCTTGAGAGCGTGCAAGGCGACGTTTGCGGCCGCTGCATCAGCTACAGCGATGACACGCGCCGCTGCAGCGAGAACGAGTGCACGGTGAGAGCTGCAGATCCAGGCTGCTGGGCCTTCATTGCGAGGGGGTGA
- a CDS encoding phage portal protein: MTDNAIEVAHNPAAPADEQRDAMRVAQQAAMPSSVPDTMELVRYVAEQFEAQQFEKAFTKPNVIPFPSRAVREKAPGMQSVWIDEQRVQVMGDWVERPSNFSFDMMRTMVDQTPVLSAVMLTRQRQVRRFCRAQAGGKGPGFQIKLKDETLKLGKDEAQSIQLLEGFFTNCGWESNPRQRARLKRDNFSNFMSKLVRDTLTMDSAAIETEYKRDRSRGLDGLYAVDGATIRLCTEVGYRGDDEIFALQVVEGMIRSAYTYNDLIYVPRNPRSDVLSAGYGMAETELLVRVVTGYLNAFTYNTKYFDSNAIPKGLLHLAGDYGQDDLNAFRRYWNSMIKGINNAWSLPIMVSKNGESKAQFERLNADVDEIMFAKWMTFLTSIICAIYGMAPDEINFESFTAGTSSLSGSDTEEKLINSKDKGLRPLLAYFEDLFSDYVVAEFGDKYCFRWTGLDDVTPAQAWEEEKALSTLNEARKARGWDEIKEDWGNAPLNPNLMGAYMQANQPQGDEPDGGQPGGDGDDDLAKSFGLPVLRVEP, translated from the coding sequence ATGACCGACAATGCCATCGAAGTAGCTCACAACCCCGCAGCGCCTGCCGACGAGCAGCGCGATGCCATGCGCGTTGCGCAGCAGGCAGCGATGCCGTCCAGCGTGCCCGACACCATGGAGCTGGTGCGCTACGTCGCCGAGCAGTTCGAGGCGCAGCAGTTCGAGAAGGCGTTCACCAAGCCGAACGTGATCCCGTTCCCGAGCCGGGCCGTGCGCGAGAAGGCGCCAGGCATGCAGTCCGTCTGGATCGACGAGCAGCGCGTGCAGGTGATGGGCGACTGGGTGGAGCGACCCAGCAACTTCAGCTTCGACATGATGCGCACCATGGTCGACCAGACGCCGGTGCTGTCGGCCGTCATGCTGACGCGCCAGCGCCAGGTGCGCCGCTTCTGCCGCGCGCAGGCTGGCGGCAAGGGGCCTGGCTTCCAGATCAAGCTCAAGGATGAAACCCTGAAGCTCGGCAAGGATGAAGCGCAGTCGATCCAGCTGCTCGAAGGCTTCTTCACGAACTGCGGCTGGGAGTCGAACCCGCGCCAGCGCGCCAGGCTCAAGCGTGACAACTTCTCGAACTTCATGAGCAAGTTGGTGCGCGACACCCTGACGATGGACAGCGCCGCCATCGAGACCGAGTACAAGCGCGACCGCTCTCGAGGCCTGGACGGCCTGTACGCCGTGGACGGCGCCACGATCCGGCTGTGCACCGAGGTCGGCTACCGCGGCGACGACGAGATTTTCGCGCTGCAGGTGGTCGAGGGCATGATCCGCTCGGCCTACACCTACAACGACCTGATCTATGTGCCCCGCAACCCGCGCAGCGACGTGTTGTCTGCCGGCTACGGCATGGCCGAGACAGAGCTGCTGGTGCGTGTGGTGACCGGCTACCTCAACGCCTTCACCTACAACACGAAGTATTTCGACAGCAATGCCATCCCCAAGGGGCTCCTGCACCTGGCCGGCGACTACGGCCAGGACGACCTGAATGCGTTCCGGCGCTACTGGAACAGCATGATCAAGGGCATCAACAATGCCTGGTCGCTGCCGATCATGGTGTCGAAGAACGGCGAGTCGAAAGCCCAGTTCGAGCGCCTGAACGCCGACGTCGACGAGATCATGTTCGCCAAGTGGATGACGTTTCTCACGAGCATCATCTGCGCGATCTACGGCATGGCGCCGGACGAAATCAACTTCGAGTCCTTCACGGCCGGCACGTCGAGCCTGTCCGGCAGCGACACCGAAGAGAAGCTGATCAACTCGAAGGACAAGGGCCTTCGCCCGCTGCTGGCGTACTTCGAGGATCTGTTCAGCGACTACGTCGTCGCGGAGTTCGGCGACAAATACTGCTTCCGCTGGACTGGCCTGGACGACGTCACGCCGGCGCAGGCCTGGGAAGAAGAGAAGGCGCTGAGCACCCTGAACGAAGCTCGCAAGGCGCGCGGTTGGGACGAGATCAAGGAAGACTGGGGTAACGCACCCCTGAACCCGAACCTCATGGGCGCCTACATGCAGGCGAACCAGCCGCAGGGCGACGAGCCGGATGGCGGCCAGCCTGGTGGCGATGGCGACGACGATCTGGCAAAATCCTTCGGTCTGCCGGTGCTCAGGGTCGAGCCTTGA